One region of Chryseobacterium sp. SORGH_AS_0447 genomic DNA includes:
- a CDS encoding 2TM domain-containing protein, with product MKYFTLPIFWGIAVVIQGLRAFVPNFMLGSKWEDRKIKELMEKEKQS from the coding sequence CTGAAATATTTTACGCTTCCTATTTTTTGGGGAATTGCAGTCGTCATTCAGGGTTTGAGAGCTTTTGTTCCTAATTTTATGCTGGGAAGCAAGTGGGAAGACCGGAAGATCAAAGAACTGATGGAGAAAGAAAAGCAATCCTGA
- a CDS encoding isoprenylcysteine carboxylmethyltransferase family protein has translation MKTLQILFTVSMFAWFITEILYKNILKSGENDKKDKDRSTLNILWMAIPVSIISAVSVSYLTRFPISGEMWIHYLGAACIWIGIIVRYVIIRSLGKYFTVDVTIREDHKIKREGFYKYLRHPSYAFSLLTSLGLGLYLNNWLSLILAFGIPFVAFSYRISVEEKALIEQFGEEYLEYRKKTKKLIPFIY, from the coding sequence ATGAAAACTTTACAAATCCTGTTTACCGTTTCTATGTTTGCCTGGTTCATCACGGAAATTCTGTACAAGAATATCCTGAAGTCCGGCGAAAATGATAAAAAAGACAAAGACCGGTCTACCCTCAATATTCTTTGGATGGCCATTCCGGTTTCCATTATCAGTGCCGTGTCGGTTTCTTATCTTACAAGATTCCCTATTTCTGGAGAGATGTGGATTCATTATCTGGGAGCAGCCTGCATCTGGATCGGGATTATTGTAAGATACGTTATCATCCGCTCTTTGGGTAAATATTTCACGGTGGATGTCACGATCCGCGAAGATCACAAGATCAAAAGGGAAGGGTTTTATAAATACCTGAGGCACCCTTCCTACGCTTTTTCGCTGCTTACTTCACTGGGACTCGGATTGTATCTCAACAACTGGCTTTCCCTGATTCTGGCTTTCGGTATTCCTTTTGTTGCTTTCAGCTACCGGATCAGCGTGGAAGAAAAAGCTTTAATTGAACAATTCGGCGAAGAATATCTGGAATATCGTAAGAAAACAAAGAAGCTGATCCCGTTTATTTATTAG
- a CDS encoding 2TM domain-containing protein, whose amino-acid sequence METFINKETQAYEKASRRVKELKGFYGNLTSYVLVISFLAILNIITSPEYLWFLWPMMGWGIGIAAHAASTFGIGKDWEERKIQELMEEERKHNKTL is encoded by the coding sequence ATGGAAACTTTCATCAACAAAGAAACCCAGGCTTACGAAAAAGCATCAAGAAGAGTAAAAGAACTTAAAGGGTTCTACGGAAACCTTACTTCCTATGTATTGGTTATTTCTTTTTTAGCCATTCTTAACATCATAACGTCACCGGAATATCTTTGGTTTTTATGGCCGATGATGGGTTGGGGAATCGGGATTGCTGCACACGCTGCAAGTACGTTCGGAATTGGAAAAGACTGGGAAGAAAGAAAGATCCAGGAGCTGATGGAGGAAGAAAGAAAGCACAACAAAACATTATAA
- a CDS encoding 2TM domain-containing protein — MDYNQAQQKVKDLKKFYKSVLWFAIVAFIIFFNDIFEKGIFNFSLWDGSVILAIWGIILTVRAVKLFLLDEEWERGVVEKEMRKSKQPIKF, encoded by the coding sequence ATGGACTACAATCAGGCACAACAAAAGGTAAAAGATCTTAAAAAATTCTACAAAAGCGTTTTATGGTTCGCTATCGTAGCTTTCATCATATTTTTCAATGATATTTTTGAAAAGGGAATCTTCAATTTTTCATTGTGGGACGGTTCGGTAATCCTGGCGATCTGGGGAATTATCTTAACCGTAAGAGCCGTAAAGCTGTTCCTTCTGGATGAAGAATGGGAAAGGGGAGTCGTAGAAAAGGAAATGCGAAAATCCAAGCAGCCGATTAAATTTTAA
- a CDS encoding LytTR family DNA-binding domain-containing protein — protein MIKTVIIEDEKPASRKLERMLSEFSDIEVVAKIESVEEGIDWFSANEHPQLIFSDIVLGDGLSFDIFETVRTKAFIIYTTAFDQYTLKAFKLNSIDYLLKPILDEDLTAAVEKFRSFIPSDNAVNSQEIKQLIKKDKSTLSRILVKIGYNLKIVQTHEVSCFFSENKIVYLQTRERTYPSDFTLDELEDVLDEKKFFRVNRQFIINSDYIKNIHTSPTYKVELDFQPQEEITVSRERVKDFKDWLVS, from the coding sequence ATGATTAAGACAGTCATTATCGAAGACGAAAAACCGGCTTCAAGGAAATTGGAAAGAATGCTCAGTGAATTTTCTGATATTGAAGTGGTTGCCAAAATAGAATCTGTAGAAGAAGGCATCGACTGGTTTTCGGCAAATGAACATCCGCAACTGATCTTTTCGGATATTGTGCTCGGTGACGGCCTGTCGTTCGATATTTTTGAGACAGTCCGGACCAAAGCATTCATCATCTATACCACTGCTTTTGACCAGTACACATTGAAAGCCTTTAAGCTGAACAGCATCGATTATCTCCTGAAGCCGATTCTGGATGAAGACCTTACAGCAGCAGTGGAAAAATTCAGGTCATTTATCCCTTCCGATAATGCGGTCAATTCGCAGGAAATTAAGCAGTTAATTAAAAAAGATAAATCTACGCTTTCCAGGATCCTGGTAAAAATCGGGTACAACCTTAAAATTGTACAGACCCACGAAGTAAGCTGCTTTTTCAGCGAGAATAAAATCGTTTACCTGCAGACCCGGGAAAGAACATATCCTTCAGACTTCACTCTGGACGAACTGGAAGATGTGCTGGATGAAAAGAAATTCTTCCGGGTAAACCGCCAGTTTATCATCAATTCCGATTATATCAAAAACATTCATACTTCACCGACTTACAAAGTGGAGCTGGACTTTCAGCCGCAGGAAGAGATTACCGTCAGCCGCGAGCGGGTAAAAGACTTCAAAGACTGGCTGGTAAGCTAA
- a CDS encoding SDR family oxidoreductase, translating to MDRLKNKVVVVTGGNSGIGFGIAEAFKNEGAVGTITGRNETTLQNSLKALGSEFIGIKGDVTNLDDLENIFRKTAETFGKIDVLVANAGGVVDGIPLDRIENITEEGYDRYMELNLKSAYFSVQKALPYLNDGASVILIRSSAAHRAAPGMAIYGAAKSAVISLAKGLSLDLLHRKIRVNTLSPGSIDTPVFGKLVPQEQLNQVKQAWVDITPVGRQGLPSDIGNAAVFLASDESSFIVGTEILADGGLTNISLMK from the coding sequence ATGGATAGATTAAAAAATAAAGTGGTCGTCGTTACAGGCGGAAACAGCGGTATCGGATTCGGAATTGCAGAAGCTTTCAAAAATGAAGGTGCCGTCGGTACCATTACGGGCAGAAACGAAACAACTTTACAAAACTCTTTAAAAGCGTTAGGCTCAGAATTTATCGGAATTAAAGGTGATGTCACGAACCTTGACGATCTGGAAAATATTTTCAGAAAAACCGCTGAAACATTCGGTAAGATTGATGTTTTGGTCGCCAACGCAGGCGGCGTAGTTGATGGAATTCCATTAGACCGCATTGAAAATATAACGGAAGAAGGTTATGACAGATACATGGAGCTCAACCTCAAAAGCGCTTACTTCTCGGTACAGAAAGCATTACCATACCTTAATGATGGAGCATCTGTTATTCTGATCAGATCCAGTGCAGCTCATCGTGCCGCTCCGGGAATGGCAATTTACGGGGCTGCAAAATCAGCGGTTATTTCATTGGCAAAAGGGCTGTCCCTCGATTTACTACATAGAAAGATAAGAGTGAATACCCTTTCCCCGGGATCTATCGACACTCCCGTTTTTGGAAAACTGGTTCCCCAGGAACAGTTGAATCAGGTAAAACAAGCATGGGTAGACATCACACCGGTTGGCAGACAGGGACTGCCTTCCGATATCGGAAATGCAGCGGTATTTCTGGCTTCGGATGAGTCTTCTTTCATCGTAGGAACCGAAATTCTTGCAGATGGAGGATTAACCAACATTAGTCTGATGAAATAG
- a CDS encoding SDR family NAD(P)-dependent oxidoreductase: MSKLENKVAVVTGASKGIGASIAKHFAAEGAKVVVNYASSKTDADKVVHEITSLGGSAIAVQGDVSNQEDVARLFEETEKAFGTLDILINNAGTYNYEPIEQVSAETFHQQFNINVLGVVFAIQSALKLFGAKGGNIINISSGVSRTPLPTGSVYSATKAALDAFTVALSKEFSGRNIRINSILPGVVETEGSRSGGFIGSEFEAKLIATTPLGRTGQPEDIAKAAVFLASDGAGWITGEQIAVSGGIYGL, translated from the coding sequence ATGAGTAAATTAGAAAATAAAGTCGCTGTCGTTACAGGTGCTTCAAAAGGAATAGGTGCTTCTATCGCCAAGCATTTTGCAGCAGAAGGCGCAAAAGTGGTCGTGAATTATGCATCAAGCAAAACAGATGCTGATAAAGTAGTACATGAAATTACAAGTTTGGGTGGATCAGCCATTGCCGTACAGGGTGATGTTTCAAACCAGGAAGATGTAGCCCGGCTTTTCGAAGAAACGGAGAAGGCATTCGGAACGCTGGATATTTTGATAAACAATGCAGGAACCTACAATTACGAGCCTATAGAACAAGTATCTGCCGAAACATTCCATCAGCAATTCAACATCAATGTTCTGGGAGTGGTCTTTGCTATTCAATCTGCTTTAAAGCTATTTGGAGCCAAAGGCGGAAACATTATCAACATCAGTTCAGGAGTCAGCAGAACACCTCTTCCTACAGGCTCAGTTTATTCTGCCACCAAAGCAGCATTAGATGCATTTACCGTGGCTCTGTCGAAAGAATTTTCAGGCAGAAATATCAGGATCAATTCTATTCTGCCCGGCGTAGTAGAAACGGAAGGTTCCCGCAGCGGAGGTTTTATCGGCAGCGAATTTGAAGCAAAACTGATCGCTACGACTCCTTTAGGACGCACCGGACAACCGGAAGACATTGCTAAAGCAGCGGTATTTTTAGCATCTGATGGCGCAGGTTGGATTACGGGTGAGCAAATTGCGGTTTCAGGAGGGATTTATGGTTTATAA
- a CDS encoding helix-turn-helix domain-containing protein has product MSCEPLKTEEHRKEIMAVQDSMDVLNGKWKISIISSICYYNKRRFSDILNDVTGISNKMLSKELKELEINKLIKRTVLDTQPITVRYELTEHGNSLKTIINNLKDWGIKHRKEIIGNSTEETDKNI; this is encoded by the coding sequence ATGAGTTGTGAGCCCTTAAAAACAGAAGAGCACCGAAAAGAGATCATGGCCGTTCAGGATTCTATGGATGTGTTGAATGGAAAATGGAAAATATCCATTATCTCCTCGATCTGTTATTATAATAAAAGAAGGTTTTCTGATATCCTGAATGATGTAACCGGAATTTCCAATAAGATGTTGAGTAAGGAATTAAAGGAATTGGAAATCAATAAATTAATTAAAAGAACCGTTTTGGATACTCAGCCTATAACCGTGCGGTATGAGCTTACCGAACACGGAAATTCCCTGAAGACAATCATTAATAATCTGAAAGACTGGGGAATAAAGCACCGGAAAGAAATTATAGGAAATAGTACAGAAGAAACGGATAAAAATATTTAG
- the mnmA gene encoding tRNA 2-thiouridine(34) synthase MnmA — translation MKVVVGLSGGVDSSVTAYLLQQQGHEVVALFMRNWNDASVTLEDECPWIEDSNDALMVAQKLGIPFQVIDMSDLYKERIVDYMFDEYQKGRTPNPDVLCNREVKFDVFMKTAMSLGADKVATGHYARVDSTTDENGKEIFHLLAGKDNNKDQSYFLCQLSQDQLSKALFPIGELTKPQVREIAKEIGLVTADKKDSQGLCFIGKVSLPQFLQQQLVPKEGEIVEIFKDSPIFAQETPEFSSKQEELDYLSRKIDYKKSDGKVIGKHQGAQFFTIGQSKGLGIGGHKESCFIVSRDMENNILFVGEGHQFPGLLKRALKIDNSELHWVREDLKLKNGESMEVMARFRYRQPLQKATLYQFEEAFYIEFEDPQSAIAEGQFAAWYDGEELLGSGVIA, via the coding sequence ATGAAAGTAGTAGTAGGCCTCTCCGGAGGCGTAGACTCCAGTGTAACAGCCTATCTGTTACAGCAGCAAGGGCACGAGGTGGTGGCTTTGTTTATGAGAAACTGGAATGATGCATCCGTAACCCTGGAAGACGAATGTCCCTGGATCGAAGACAGCAATGATGCTTTAATGGTCGCTCAAAAGCTTGGAATCCCTTTCCAGGTAATTGATATGAGTGATCTGTACAAAGAAAGAATCGTAGATTACATGTTCGACGAATACCAGAAAGGGCGTACGCCGAATCCTGATGTTCTGTGCAACCGGGAGGTGAAATTCGATGTTTTTATGAAGACGGCGATGTCGCTGGGAGCGGATAAAGTGGCAACCGGCCATTACGCCAGAGTAGATTCCACAACCGATGAGAACGGAAAAGAAATTTTTCATTTGTTAGCCGGAAAGGATAATAATAAAGATCAGTCGTATTTCTTATGCCAGTTAAGCCAGGATCAACTGTCTAAAGCCCTTTTTCCGATTGGTGAACTCACAAAGCCCCAGGTAAGAGAAATTGCAAAAGAAATCGGGCTGGTAACGGCTGATAAAAAGGATTCGCAGGGATTATGCTTTATCGGAAAAGTAAGCCTTCCCCAGTTTTTGCAGCAACAGCTTGTTCCAAAGGAAGGGGAAATTGTGGAAATTTTCAAAGATTCTCCAATTTTTGCGCAAGAAACACCTGAATTTTCTTCCAAGCAGGAAGAGCTGGATTATTTGAGCCGTAAAATCGATTATAAAAAATCTGACGGAAAAGTGATCGGAAAGCATCAGGGCGCTCAATTTTTTACAATCGGGCAAAGCAAAGGCCTGGGAATCGGCGGACATAAGGAAAGCTGTTTTATCGTCTCCAGAGATATGGAAAACAACATCCTTTTCGTAGGAGAAGGGCATCAGTTTCCGGGGCTGTTGAAAAGAGCCTTAAAAATCGACAATTCCGAGCTTCACTGGGTGCGTGAGGATCTGAAGCTGAAAAACGGGGAATCGATGGAGGTCATGGCGAGATTCAGATACCGCCAACCCTTGCAAAAAGCAACTTTATACCAATTTGAAGAGGCTTTCTATATTGAATTTGAAGACCCTCAATCTGCGATTGCCGAAGGACAGTTTGCCGCCTGGTATGATGGCGAAGAATTGTTAGGCAGCGGTGTGATTGCATAA
- a CDS encoding ATP-dependent Clp protease ATP-binding subunit → MDYKFSQGLSQVFKQSKSEAKRLKSEFLNTEHLLLGIIKTENSAKEILQNLNADLTQIRRKIETLNTASLNPISEEVTNISFTKMADHAVKRAELECRQYKSNEINTVHLLLGILYKYEDPTSNILGAYDVDYEGVSKEYQTMLKNSGQAPQMSAYDDDDEREDFEQMRKPTGNLGSAKSKTPTLDNFGRDLTSLARDGKLDPVIGREKEIERVSQILSRRKKNNPLLIGEPGVGKSAIAEGLALRIQQKKVSRVLYNKRVITLDLASLVAGTKYRGQFEERMKAIMTELEKNRDVILFIDELHTIVGAGSSTGSLDASNMFKPALARGEIQCIGATTLDEYRQYIEKDGALERRFQKVMVEPTSIDETIQILNQIKDKYEEHHNVIYTPEAIAACVNLTSRYITDRFLPDKAIDAMDEAGSRVYIKNMKVPTEIIDFEKKIEEIKELKQKAVKAQDYLEARKLKDEEERLQMELNAAQDKWDKDVKEKKETVSEENVAEVVSMMSGVPVTKVGKNELDKLAGMDGNLNGKVIGQEDAVKKVVKAIQRNRAGLKDPNRPIGTFIFLGTTGVGKTELAKVMARELFESDESLIRIDMSEYMEKFAVSRLVGAPPGYVGYEEGGQLTEAVRRKPYAVVLLDEIEKAHPDVFNILLQILDEGHVTDSLGRKIDFRNTIIILTSNIGTRDLKDFGDGVGFGTSAKKSTSDSRARSTIENALKKAFSPEFLNRIDDIVIFNSLEKDDIKRIIDLELNKLYSRLEKLGYKVELTDEAKDFISEKGWDKDFGARPLKRAIQKYIEDLLAEMLVNKQLTEGETVVLDVNEAKDGLAGKSSKTKKSAAEKSQS, encoded by the coding sequence ATGGATTATAAGTTTTCACAAGGTTTGAGCCAGGTGTTCAAACAAAGCAAGAGCGAAGCGAAGAGGCTCAAAAGTGAATTTCTTAATACAGAACATCTACTTTTAGGTATTATAAAAACAGAAAACTCTGCAAAAGAAATCCTTCAAAACCTTAATGCGGATCTAACACAAATCAGAAGAAAAATTGAAACTTTAAATACAGCAAGTCTAAATCCTATTTCTGAGGAGGTTACCAATATTTCTTTCACGAAAATGGCAGATCATGCCGTAAAACGTGCTGAACTTGAATGCAGGCAGTACAAAAGCAACGAGATTAATACCGTTCATTTGCTTTTAGGCATTCTTTATAAATATGAGGACCCTACTTCAAACATATTAGGAGCTTATGACGTTGACTATGAAGGCGTTTCAAAAGAATACCAGACCATGCTTAAAAATTCAGGACAGGCACCGCAGATGAGTGCTTACGACGACGACGATGAGCGGGAAGATTTTGAGCAGATGAGAAAGCCTACGGGAAATCTGGGTTCTGCAAAAAGCAAAACCCCTACCCTGGATAATTTCGGTAGAGATCTTACTTCATTGGCCAGAGACGGAAAATTGGATCCTGTAATCGGCCGTGAAAAAGAAATCGAAAGGGTTTCTCAGATCTTATCGCGTAGAAAGAAAAACAATCCGCTTCTTATCGGGGAGCCGGGTGTTGGTAAATCTGCTATTGCGGAAGGGCTGGCTTTGAGAATTCAGCAGAAAAAAGTATCAAGGGTACTTTACAATAAAAGAGTAATTACGCTTGATCTTGCCAGTCTTGTTGCGGGAACAAAATACCGTGGGCAGTTTGAGGAGAGAATGAAGGCGATCATGACGGAACTGGAAAAAAACAGAGACGTAATCTTATTCATTGATGAGCTTCATACAATCGTAGGAGCAGGAAGCTCTACAGGAAGTCTTGATGCTTCCAATATGTTTAAGCCTGCTTTGGCACGAGGAGAAATTCAATGCATCGGAGCAACAACGCTGGATGAATACCGTCAGTACATCGAAAAGGATGGAGCTTTGGAAAGAAGATTCCAGAAGGTGATGGTAGAGCCTACTTCTATCGATGAAACCATTCAGATCCTAAATCAGATTAAAGATAAGTACGAAGAGCATCACAATGTAATTTATACACCGGAAGCAATTGCGGCGTGTGTGAATCTGACTTCAAGATATATTACGGACCGTTTTTTACCAGACAAGGCGATTGATGCCATGGACGAAGCCGGTTCCCGTGTATATATTAAAAATATGAAAGTTCCTACTGAGATCATTGATTTTGAAAAGAAAATCGAGGAAATTAAGGAACTGAAGCAGAAAGCAGTGAAGGCTCAGGATTATCTTGAGGCAAGAAAGCTGAAAGATGAAGAAGAAAGGCTTCAAATGGAATTAAATGCAGCTCAGGACAAGTGGGACAAAGATGTGAAGGAGAAAAAAGAAACCGTTAGCGAAGAAAATGTTGCAGAAGTAGTTTCTATGATGAGTGGTGTTCCGGTAACGAAAGTCGGTAAAAATGAGCTTGATAAACTTGCCGGAATGGATGGAAATCTGAATGGAAAAGTAATCGGTCAGGAAGATGCCGTGAAAAAAGTGGTGAAAGCCATCCAGAGAAACAGAGCCGGACTGAAAGATCCTAACCGTCCGATCGGTACCTTTATATTCCTGGGAACCACCGGGGTTGGTAAGACCGAGCTGGCTAAAGTAATGGCCAGAGAATTATTCGAATCTGATGAATCGTTAATCAGAATCGACATGAGTGAATACATGGAAAAATTTGCGGTTTCCCGATTAGTGGGTGCGCCTCCGGGATACGTAGGATATGAAGAGGGCGGACAATTAACGGAAGCGGTAAGAAGAAAACCTTATGCTGTGGTTCTTTTGGATGAGATTGAAAAAGCTCACCCGGATGTATTCAATATCCTGTTACAGATTCTGGATGAAGGTCACGTTACTGACAGCTTAGGAAGAAAAATCGACTTCAGAAATACGATCATTATCCTTACTTCTAACATCGGAACAAGAGATCTTAAAGATTTCGGAGACGGTGTAGGATTCGGAACTTCAGCCAAGAAATCCACATCCGATTCTAGAGCGAGAAGTACCATTGAAAATGCTTTGAAGAAAGCATTCTCTCCGGAATTCCTTAACAGAATTGATGATATCGTGATCTTTAATTCTCTTGAAAAAGACGATATTAAGAGAATCATTGATCTTGAGCTGAACAAATTGTACAGCAGACTTGAAAAGCTAGGCTACAAAGTTGAATTAACGGATGAAGCCAAAGATTTCATTTCTGAAAAAGGATGGGATAAAGATTTCGGAGCAAGACCATTGAAACGAGCTATTCAGAAATATATTGAAGATTTATTGGCAGAAATGCTGGTAAACAAGCAATTAACTGAAGGAGAAACCGTAGTATTGGATGTGAACGAAGCTAAGGACGGATTGGCCGGGAAAAGTTCAAAAACCAAAAAATCAGCGGCTGAAAAGTCTCAGTCTTAG
- a CDS encoding glycosyltransferase, whose amino-acid sequence MRRKKIITSAFSNLYTDQRIEKVCGTLYENGYEVELIGNDWKGAENMSRPYPFSRISLISKSLKTAYFEFNWKLYRQLKEKADRNTILHANDLDALLPNYLLAKKLNIPLVFDSHEIFSEMPAIQGKMSQKLWRYLERKLVPNVKLMITASTGYAAWFKNKYGVEPQVVQNAPRKLAMDWKIPDNHPKILLYQGAINPFRGIDKAILAMKHLDDVIFKIAGDGPMKGEYENFVLKENLQHKVEFLGKLLPEDLRKVTLTADCGMSIEEKWGRELLLFFTE is encoded by the coding sequence ATGAGGAGGAAAAAAATCATTACTTCTGCCTTCAGCAACCTGTATACTGATCAGCGAATCGAAAAGGTCTGTGGAACATTGTATGAGAACGGGTATGAGGTTGAACTGATTGGCAATGACTGGAAAGGAGCTGAAAACATGTCACGGCCTTATCCTTTTTCAAGAATTTCACTGATTTCTAAAAGTCTAAAAACCGCTTATTTTGAATTTAATTGGAAGTTATATCGACAATTAAAGGAGAAAGCGGATCGTAATACCATCCTTCATGCCAATGATCTGGATGCTTTGCTTCCAAATTATTTGCTGGCTAAGAAATTAAATATCCCGCTGGTTTTCGACAGCCATGAAATTTTTTCCGAAATGCCGGCGATCCAGGGCAAAATGTCACAAAAGCTATGGCGTTATCTGGAAAGAAAATTGGTTCCCAACGTAAAGTTGATGATTACGGCAAGCACGGGTTATGCCGCATGGTTCAAAAACAAATACGGTGTTGAGCCTCAGGTGGTTCAGAACGCTCCTCGAAAATTAGCTATGGACTGGAAGATTCCTGATAATCATCCGAAAATACTTTTGTACCAGGGAGCTATAAATCCGTTTCGTGGGATTGATAAAGCCATTCTGGCGATGAAGCATCTGGATGATGTGATTTTTAAAATAGCAGGGGACGGGCCTATGAAAGGGGAATATGAAAATTTTGTTTTAAAAGAAAATCTACAGCATAAAGTGGAATTTTTGGGCAAATTACTACCGGAAGATCTCCGGAAGGTTACACTCACTGCCGATTGCGGGATGAGCATCGAAGAAAAATGGGGGAGAGAGCTATTATTATTCTTTACCGAATAA
- a CDS encoding SufE family protein, which translates to MTIKEKQQEIIDEFAFLEDWEQKYEYIIDLGKELKGLPEDRKTEENLIKGCQSKVWIDAEFRDGKLFFNADSDGILPKGIVSLLVSIYSGHSTQEILDSDFDFISEIGLQEFLSPSRANGLMAMTKQIKFYAVAYQLKS; encoded by the coding sequence ATGACCATTAAAGAAAAACAGCAGGAAATCATCGATGAATTTGCGTTTCTTGAAGATTGGGAGCAGAAATACGAATATATTATTGATCTTGGAAAGGAGCTGAAAGGCCTTCCGGAAGATCGGAAAACGGAGGAGAATCTGATTAAAGGCTGCCAGAGTAAAGTCTGGATCGATGCTGAATTCCGGGACGGAAAATTATTTTTCAATGCCGATTCCGACGGAATTTTACCGAAGGGCATTGTTTCCCTGTTGGTAAGTATTTACAGCGGGCATTCCACGCAGGAAATCTTAGATTCCGATTTTGATTTTATTTCGGAAATTGGGTTACAGGAGTTTCTTTCTCCTTCAAGAGCCAATGGATTAATGGCCATGACCAAGCAAATTAAATTCTACGCAGTAGCTTATCAACTGAAGTCTTAG
- a CDS encoding glycosyltransferase family 9 protein yields the protein MTRILAYRFSAFGDVAMTAPVFREFLEQNPEVEIIMVSRKNFESLFADIPNLIFKGVNLDDYKGIFGLRRLANELVREFKPDIIANLHDVIRTKILDKIYRRKGLKVFKIDKGKEEKEQLTDIWNLNKVQLKSTVERYADVFREMGFKVQLSHQLRPAPGEKSGIGFAPFAQHRGKMLPLEKSYELARILAQKYTLYFFGGGKDEIETLEKWQQEIPNTFSLAGKLSLTEELKKISQLELMISMDSANMHLASLMGTRCISVWGQTHPYAGFLGFGQSEDDVVQIKDLTCRPCSVFGDKECYRGDWACLEELEVKKIVEKIN from the coding sequence TTGACACGAATTTTAGCATATCGATTTTCTGCATTCGGTGATGTTGCGATGACGGCACCGGTCTTCCGTGAGTTCCTGGAGCAAAATCCCGAAGTGGAAATCATCATGGTTTCCCGAAAAAATTTTGAAAGCTTATTCGCTGATATTCCGAACCTTATATTCAAAGGTGTGAACCTTGATGATTATAAGGGAATCTTCGGACTGCGACGACTCGCGAACGAATTGGTACGAGAATTCAAGCCTGATATTATTGCCAATCTTCATGATGTAATCAGAACCAAAATATTGGATAAGATTTATCGGCGAAAAGGACTTAAAGTATTCAAAATCGATAAAGGAAAAGAGGAGAAAGAACAGCTTACCGATATCTGGAATCTTAACAAAGTCCAGTTAAAAAGTACGGTAGAGCGTTATGCCGATGTTTTCCGTGAAATGGGTTTTAAGGTGCAGCTTTCCCACCAATTACGTCCTGCTCCCGGCGAGAAGTCAGGAATCGGATTTGCTCCTTTTGCGCAGCACCGAGGGAAAATGCTTCCGCTGGAAAAGTCGTATGAACTGGCCAGAATTTTAGCTCAGAAGTATACTCTTTATTTTTTCGGAGGCGGAAAAGACGAAATTGAAACATTGGAAAAGTGGCAACAGGAAATCCCGAATACCTTCAGCCTGGCCGGAAAATTAAGCCTTACCGAAGAATTGAAAAAGATCTCCCAGCTGGAACTGATGATTTCCATGGACTCCGCAAACATGCACCTGGCAAGCCTGATGGGAACACGGTGTATTTCTGTCTGGGGACAGACGCATCCGTATGCCGGATTTCTGGGTTTCGGACAAAGTGAAGACGATGTGGTGCAGATCAAAGACCTTACCTGCCGGCCATGTTCTGTTTTCGGGGATAAAGAATGTTACCGGGGAGACTGGGCATGTCTGGAAGAATTGGAGGTAAAAAAGATTGTGGAAAAGATAAATTAG
- a CDS encoding PIN domain-containing protein, with protein MKILQTEPFNMPNKIISVKDYKFISNKTYFFDNNVWINLFAPLINLNKVQQSKASNFLKNLLSYNPQIVITSLLLSEFSNTYLRFRFEQWKKLVKNPLANYKRDYKSTNDFKDSLDEAKTLINEILSLKVVSPYPDNFNSINLKDIFDCFEIDFNDSYYYQQCKLNNWILVTSDNDFDNIDGNVTIIKI; from the coding sequence TTGAAGATTCTGCAAACAGAGCCTTTTAATATGCCAAATAAAATAATTTCCGTTAAAGATTATAAATTTATATCAAATAAAACTTATTTTTTTGATAATAATGTTTGGATAAATCTATTTGCTCCATTAATAAATTTAAATAAAGTTCAACAAAGCAAAGCAAGTAATTTTTTAAAGAATCTTCTATCTTATAATCCACAAATAGTAATAACTAGTTTACTTTTAAGTGAGTTTTCAAATACTTATTTAAGGTTTAGATTTGAACAGTGGAAAAAATTAGTTAAAAATCCATTAGCAAACTATAAACGTGATTATAAAAGCACGAATGATTTCAAAGATTCATTAGATGAAGCTAAAACATTAATTAATGAAATCTTAAGCTTAAAGGTAGTTTCACCGTATCCTGACAATTTTAACTCAATAAATTTAAAAGATATTTTTGATTGTTTTGAAATTGATTTTAATGACTCTTATTATTATCAACAATGTAAATTGAATAATTGGATATTGGTTACATCAGATAATGATTTTGATAATATTGATGGTAACGTAACCATTATTAAGATATAA